In Intestinibacillus sp. Marseille-P6563, a single genomic region encodes these proteins:
- a CDS encoding IS110 family transposase: protein MVVSVGIDVSKNKHDCFIVSSEGEVLADVFTIPNNMDGFDALLEKIRACTTPQDKIKVGLEATGHYSYNILGFLLDNGLATYVLNPLRTNLYRKSLSLRKTKTDRVDARTIAAMLLSDVGLKPYTNTAYHNEELKSLTRYRFDKVKERAKLKSSISRLVCILFPELEKLVSSLHLATVYALLEEFPGSKQIAKAHLTRLKTLLGNASKGRYGRDMAVTIRSAAQNSVGSCMPAKSLELQHTIRLIRELDAEIAEIEAEIETMMDKIQSPIITIPGMGFRMAAMILAEIGDFSRFESPDKLLAYAGMSPSTYQSGQLKNCYPHMEKRGSRYLRYALYNAAKYVCHWDPTFAAYLAKKRDEGKHYNVALSHATKKLVRLLFALERSRQPYCSLAA, encoded by the coding sequence ATGGTAGTTTCTGTTGGCATTGATGTCTCAAAAAACAAGCATGATTGCTTCATTGTAAGCTCAGAGGGTGAAGTCCTGGCGGATGTTTTTACTATCCCTAACAACATGGACGGTTTTGATGCTCTACTGGAAAAAATTCGAGCTTGTACTACACCGCAGGACAAAATAAAAGTAGGGCTTGAGGCAACCGGGCATTACAGCTACAACATTCTTGGGTTTCTTCTGGACAACGGTCTGGCCACCTATGTCTTGAATCCCCTACGCACGAACCTCTACCGGAAAAGTCTCAGCCTGCGAAAGACCAAGACCGACCGTGTAGATGCTCGAACCATTGCTGCTATGCTGTTATCCGATGTGGGCCTCAAACCCTACACGAATACAGCATATCACAACGAGGAACTAAAGTCACTCACCAGATACCGTTTTGACAAGGTGAAAGAACGAGCAAAGCTGAAAAGCTCAATTTCCAGACTGGTTTGCATTCTCTTCCCTGAACTGGAGAAGCTGGTGTCCTCTCTCCATTTGGCGACTGTCTACGCTCTGCTGGAAGAGTTTCCAGGTTCCAAACAGATTGCCAAGGCACACCTGACAAGGCTCAAAACCCTTTTGGGAAACGCCTCCAAAGGTCGGTACGGTCGGGATATGGCTGTTACTATCCGGAGCGCTGCTCAGAATTCTGTTGGGTCCTGTATGCCTGCCAAATCCCTGGAATTGCAACATACCATCCGGCTTATCCGTGAATTGGATGCTGAGATCGCTGAAATCGAGGCTGAAATTGAGACAATGATGGACAAGATACAGTCTCCCATTATAACTATCCCTGGCATGGGCTTTCGTATGGCTGCCATGATTCTTGCTGAAATCGGCGACTTCTCTCGGTTTGAGTCGCCGGACAAATTATTGGCCTACGCCGGAATGTCGCCTTCTACTTACCAGTCCGGGCAGCTCAAAAATTGCTATCCCCACATGGAGAAGCGTGGCTCTCGATACTTACGCTACGCTCTTTACAACGCAGCCAAGTATGTCTGTCACTGGGACCCAACCTTTGCTGCTTACCTTGCTAAGAAAAGAGATGAAGGCAAACACTACAATGTCGCACTTTCTCATGCCACCAAAAAGTTAGTTCGTCTGCTGTTTGCCCTGGAAAGATCCAGACAGCCTTATTGCAGCTTGGCGGCCTAA
- a CDS encoding sugar O-acetyltransferase, with protein sequence MNDPTIFEDPQAMRAASQRALKLTMALNNQYHEPAMVRKLFFELIDQPEDDTFCLFPPFYTDYGQNIRIGKNVFINTGCRFQDQGGITIEDGVLIGHNVVLATLNHEENPKKRHILVPSPIHIGKNVWIGANATIVPGVTIGDGAIIAAGAIVTRDVPANTVVGGVPARVMKTVPTE encoded by the coding sequence ATGAACGACCCGACGATTTTTGAAGACCCGCAGGCCATGCGCGCCGCCAGCCAGCGTGCGCTGAAACTAACCATGGCGCTGAACAACCAATATCACGAACCTGCCATGGTGCGCAAGCTCTTTTTTGAACTGATCGACCAGCCGGAGGACGATACCTTCTGCCTGTTCCCGCCCTTTTACACCGATTACGGTCAAAACATCCGCATCGGTAAAAACGTGTTCATCAACACCGGCTGCCGCTTCCAGGACCAGGGCGGCATCACCATCGAAGACGGCGTTTTGATCGGCCACAATGTCGTACTGGCTACCCTCAACCATGAAGAAAACCCGAAAAAGCGGCATATCCTGGTGCCCTCGCCCATCCACATCGGCAAAAATGTCTGGATTGGCGCCAATGCCACCATTGTGCCCGGCGTGACCATCGGCGACGGCGCGATCATCGCCGCAGGCGCGATTGTCACCCGCGATGTACCGGCCAATACAGTCGTCGGCGGCGTGCCCGCCCGCGTGATGAAGACTGTTCCAACCGAATAA
- a CDS encoding cyclophilin-like fold protein, whose protein sequence is MFKPFWILWSLCFSLSVPACSTTPPTTDTLAAYVLQIQVADATFSATLLDIPATEALLDLLPLTLDMQELNGNEKYAVLPQDLPTDAERPGQIQTGDLMLYGSDCLVLFYEDFPTSYSYTPLGKVDDPQGLAQALGAGNVEVHLEIAETA, encoded by the coding sequence GTGTTCAAGCCGTTTTGGATTCTTTGGTCGCTTTGTTTTTCCCTTTCGGTCCCCGCCTGTTCGACCACACCCCCAACCACCGACACCCTGGCGGCGTATGTTTTGCAGATCCAGGTCGCGGATGCCACGTTTTCAGCTACGCTCCTGGACATCCCGGCCACCGAAGCCCTGCTCGACCTGCTCCCCCTGACACTCGATATGCAGGAGCTCAACGGCAACGAAAAATACGCTGTCCTGCCCCAGGACCTGCCGACCGATGCCGAGCGGCCCGGCCAGATCCAAACCGGCGATTTGATGCTGTATGGCTCGGATTGTCTGGTGCTGTTTTATGAGGACTTCCCCACCTCGTATTCCTACACCCCGCTGGGCAAGGTCGATGACCCGCAAGGTCTGGCTCAGGCACTGGGCGCCGGCAATGTCGAAGTACACTTGGAAATTGCAGAAACTGCTTGA
- a CDS encoding carboxymuconolactone decarboxylase family protein, which yields MELSDRARAVLTALLAWTELEHTDPEYMERFAAFALEEVPAQGALSAHTRYLAILSALLGCQGVDAFAMLLPAALAEGVTEIEVKEIVYQATAYIGFGRVLPFLRETNRLLAANGAALPLAPQATTDASTRLTAGEQAQVDIFGEGMRGFSQSGPEDSRHINRWLSANCFGDYYTRHGLDYAQREMVTFCLLAAQGGCEPQLTSHASANLRLGNDVDFLIQVVSQCLPYIGYPRSLNTLSCIRKAAESAQ from the coding sequence ATGGAACTTTCCGACCGTGCGCGGGCGGTTTTGACCGCCCTGCTCGCCTGGACTGAATTGGAACACACCGACCCCGAATATATGGAGCGGTTTGCTGCCTTTGCTTTGGAAGAAGTCCCCGCGCAGGGGGCTCTTTCCGCCCATACCCGATACTTGGCGATTTTGTCTGCCCTGCTCGGCTGCCAGGGCGTGGATGCCTTTGCCATGCTGCTGCCCGCCGCGCTCGCCGAAGGCGTGACCGAAATCGAAGTCAAGGAAATCGTCTATCAGGCGACCGCCTACATCGGCTTTGGCCGGGTTTTGCCCTTCCTGCGGGAAACCAACCGCCTGCTCGCGGCAAACGGCGCCGCTCTGCCGCTGGCGCCCCAGGCAACGACCGACGCCTCCACCCGCCTGACCGCAGGCGAACAGGCACAGGTGGATATTTTCGGTGAAGGCATGCGCGGCTTTTCCCAGTCTGGCCCGGAGGACAGCCGGCACATCAACCGCTGGCTCTCGGCTAACTGCTTTGGCGATTATTATACCCGCCACGGACTGGACTACGCCCAGCGCGAAATGGTCACCTTCTGCCTGCTGGCGGCGCAGGGCGGTTGTGAGCCGCAGCTGACCAGCCACGCATCCGCCAATCTGCGGCTGGGAAATGACGTCGATTTTCTCATCCAGGTCGTATCCCAGTGCCTGCCCTACATCGGCTATCCCCGCAGCCTGAATACGCTTTCCTGCATCCGCAAAGCAGCCGAAAGCGCCCAGTAA
- a CDS encoding cupin domain-containing protein has translation MSDIIEIFERGPENTAYAAYFTGQSYLNMLSTQGVVIGNVTFEPGCRNHWHIHHATQGGGQILLCTAGRGWYQEEGKPARALHAGDVVNIPAGVKHWHGAAKDSLFVHLAIEVPGENTQNEWCEPVSDEQYNQLP, from the coding sequence ATGTCGGATATCATCGAAATTTTTGAACGTGGCCCGGAAAACACCGCCTATGCGGCTTATTTCACCGGACAAAGCTATCTTAACATGCTGTCCACCCAAGGCGTTGTCATCGGCAACGTTACCTTTGAACCTGGCTGCCGCAACCACTGGCACATACATCATGCCACCCAGGGCGGCGGACAGATTCTCCTGTGCACCGCTGGCCGCGGCTGGTATCAGGAGGAAGGTAAGCCGGCGCGTGCGCTGCATGCTGGCGATGTGGTCAATATTCCGGCCGGCGTCAAGCATTGGCATGGCGCAGCCAAAGACAGTCTGTTTGTGCATCTGGCCATCGAAGTGCCGGGCGAAAACACGCAAAACGAATGGTGTGAGCCGGTGAGTGACGAACAATACAACCAGCTTCCGTAA
- a CDS encoding aldo/keto reductase produces MIYREFQDLKLSALGLGAMRLPTVGGNDAIIDQAATTEMVAYAMEHGINYYDTAWGYHDGHSESALGQALHAYPRDQFYLATKFPGYDLSNMTRIQEIFEEQLKRCQVDYFDFYLFHNVCEMNIDAYLDPAYGIYDYLMEQKKQGRIRHLGFSCHGGMPVLTRFLEAYGDAMEFCQLQINYIDWEFQDARAKVELLQKYNIPVWVMEPLRGGRLANLSEQEAAPLRALRPEESIPAWAFRFLQSIPSVTMILSGMSNLDQLKDNLATFETCTPLQPQEMDTLLALARDMVQKTALPCTACHYCVSHCPQGLDIPGLLALYNEHCFTGGGFIAPMALAAVPADKQPSACIGCRSCEAVCPQQLKIADAMADFSAKLTS; encoded by the coding sequence ATGATTTATCGGGAATTTCAGGATTTGAAACTGTCTGCGCTGGGGCTGGGCGCGATGCGCCTGCCCACTGTGGGCGGCAACGATGCCATCATCGACCAGGCCGCGACCACTGAAATGGTCGCGTATGCCATGGAGCATGGCATCAACTATTACGATACCGCTTGGGGCTATCACGATGGCCATTCGGAATCGGCTCTGGGACAGGCGCTGCACGCCTATCCGCGCGACCAGTTCTATCTGGCGACCAAGTTCCCGGGCTATGACCTGTCTAATATGACCCGGATACAGGAGATTTTTGAAGAGCAACTTAAGCGGTGCCAGGTGGATTATTTTGACTTTTACCTGTTCCACAATGTCTGCGAGATGAACATTGATGCCTATCTCGACCCGGCGTACGGCATTTACGATTACTTAATGGAGCAGAAGAAGCAGGGCCGCATCCGCCATCTGGGCTTTTCCTGCCACGGCGGAATGCCGGTGCTGACCCGCTTTTTGGAAGCCTACGGCGACGCGATGGAGTTCTGCCAGCTTCAGATCAACTACATCGACTGGGAATTCCAGGACGCCCGCGCCAAGGTTGAGCTTTTGCAGAAATACAACATCCCGGTCTGGGTCATGGAGCCGCTGCGCGGCGGTCGTCTGGCAAACCTCTCCGAGCAGGAAGCCGCCCCACTGCGTGCGCTGCGGCCAGAGGAATCCATCCCGGCCTGGGCGTTCCGCTTCCTACAAAGCATTCCCAGCGTGACCATGATCTTGTCCGGCATGTCCAATCTGGACCAGCTCAAGGACAATCTTGCCACCTTTGAAACCTGCACGCCCTTGCAGCCACAGGAGATGGACACCTTGCTGGCGCTGGCGCGCGACATGGTGCAGAAAACCGCCTTGCCCTGCACGGCTTGTCATTACTGCGTGTCCCACTGTCCGCAGGGGCTGGACATTCCCGGTCTGCTTGCACTGTATAACGAGCACTGCTTTACCGGCGGCGGATTCATCGCTCCCATGGCGCTTGCCGCCGTCCCGGCGGACAAACAACCGTCTGCCTGCATCGGCTGCCGCAGCTGCGAAGCCGTCTGCCCGCAGCAGCTGAAAATCGCCGATGCAATGGCCGATTTTTCGGCGAAACTGACCTCGTAA
- the iolG gene encoding inositol 2-dehydrogenase: MKQPIRVGILGLGRIGKMHAANILTMKEFEVVCGADPFLTEETEREMQELGIPKCTKDPEDVFADPTIDAVIICSITETHSDFIIRAAKAGKDIFCEKPIDHDVGRILDALRAVKQADVILQVGFMHRFDRHHSALQHKIADGTIGDIEVLKITSRDPAPPSMDYIRSSGGIYVDFMIHDFDMARFLTGSEVTEVFATGTSVCDPEIAACGDVGSGHAVLRFANGAIGILETSRRSSFGHDQRIEALGSKGCVMNDNEYENNVRFFTQDGFHGAKVPYHFPERYKDAYFVELRDFAQAVREHTAPPVTGFDGLQAVLIAEAAARSAKSGKLEAVETIEV; this comes from the coding sequence ATGAAACAGCCGATTCGTGTAGGCATTCTCGGTTTGGGGCGCATCGGGAAGATGCATGCTGCAAACATTTTGACCATGAAAGAATTTGAAGTGGTCTGCGGGGCTGACCCGTTTTTGACCGAAGAGACCGAGCGCGAGATGCAGGAACTCGGCATCCCCAAATGCACCAAAGACCCCGAAGACGTGTTTGCCGACCCGACGATCGACGCCGTAATTATCTGCTCGATCACCGAAACCCATTCGGATTTCATCATCCGGGCAGCAAAGGCTGGAAAAGATATTTTCTGTGAAAAACCGATCGACCATGATGTAGGGCGTATTCTGGATGCCCTGCGCGCGGTCAAACAGGCGGATGTGATTTTGCAAGTTGGCTTTATGCACCGTTTTGACCGGCATCACAGCGCGCTGCAGCACAAAATTGCCGACGGCACGATCGGTGACATCGAAGTGCTCAAAATCACTTCGCGCGACCCGGCCCCCCCGTCCATGGATTATATCCGGTCGTCGGGCGGCATTTATGTCGACTTTATGATTCACGACTTTGATATGGCTCGCTTCCTGACCGGTAGCGAAGTCACCGAGGTATTTGCCACTGGCACATCGGTCTGTGATCCGGAGATTGCCGCGTGTGGTGACGTGGGCAGCGGCCATGCGGTGTTGCGCTTTGCCAATGGGGCCATCGGAATTTTGGAAACCAGCCGTCGGTCCAGCTTTGGTCACGACCAGCGCATTGAGGCATTGGGTTCCAAAGGTTGCGTCATGAACGACAACGAATACGAAAACAATGTCCGTTTCTTTACCCAGGACGGTTTCCACGGGGCCAAAGTACCCTACCACTTCCCGGAACGGTACAAGGATGCCTATTTTGTCGAACTGCGTGACTTTGCACAGGCCGTGCGTGAACACACAGCGCCGCCTGTCACGGGCTTTGACGGCTTGCAGGCGGTTTTGATCGCTGAAGCGGCAGCCCGTTCGGCGAAGAGCGGTAAGCTGGAAGCGGTGGAAACAATAGAAGTTTGA
- a CDS encoding ABC transporter permease, with amino-acid sequence MKKLSIKSMSNTIVVLAALVVLCIALSLASPYFATKNNLINIVLQAAINATLACGMTFVILTGGIDLSVGSIVAFAGILLGVMLKAEIPLAMALLGCVLIGGICGLVNGLLVTRINLPPFISTLGMMSIARGGALYIADGRAISGFSGKLNYIGSGTILGIPVMILIMALTFLIGLFVLKFTRAGRYIYAIGGNVEATRLSGINTNRYTTLVYVICGLTAGLAAVLLTSRLDSAQPVAGEGYELDAIAATVIGGTSLSGGEGKLSGTIIGALIIAVLNNGLNLLNVSSYIQQIVIGLVIILAVTFDRIRSK; translated from the coding sequence ATGAAAAAACTCAGCATCAAAAGCATGTCCAATACCATCGTGGTTCTGGCGGCGCTGGTCGTTTTGTGCATTGCGCTTTCCCTTGCCTCGCCGTATTTTGCCACGAAAAACAATCTTATCAACATTGTATTACAGGCTGCGATCAACGCAACACTGGCCTGCGGCATGACGTTCGTCATTCTAACCGGTGGTATTGACTTGTCGGTCGGTTCCATTGTAGCGTTTGCCGGCATCCTGCTCGGCGTGATGCTCAAAGCCGAAATCCCCTTGGCCATGGCGCTGCTCGGCTGTGTACTTATTGGTGGTATCTGCGGTCTGGTCAATGGTCTGCTCGTCACGCGCATCAATCTGCCGCCCTTTATTTCAACGCTTGGCATGATGTCCATTGCCCGCGGCGGCGCACTTTATATTGCAGACGGCCGCGCGATTTCCGGCTTTTCCGGTAAACTCAATTATATCGGCAGCGGCACGATTTTAGGCATTCCGGTAATGATTCTGATTATGGCGCTGACCTTTTTGATTGGGTTGTTTGTGCTCAAATTCACCCGCGCCGGGCGGTATATTTATGCCATTGGCGGCAATGTGGAAGCAACCCGTTTGTCGGGCATCAACACCAACCGGTATACCACACTCGTTTATGTGATCTGTGGTCTGACGGCTGGTCTGGCGGCCGTGCTGCTCACCTCCCGTCTGGACTCGGCGCAGCCGGTTGCGGGCGAAGGCTATGAACTGGACGCCATTGCGGCAACCGTCATCGGCGGCACCAGCTTGTCGGGTGGCGAAGGCAAACTCTCGGGCACGATCATTGGTGCGCTCATCATCGCTGTGCTCAACAATGGTCTGAACCTGCTCAATGTATCGTCTTATATCCAGCAGATCGTCATTGGTCTGGTCATCATTTTGGCGGTCACGTTTGACCGCATCCGCAGTAAGTAA
- a CDS encoding sugar ABC transporter ATP-binding protein: MAPIVQMEHITVEFPGVKALDDVSFSLEPGEVHILLGENGAGKSTLMKVLSGVYKRNAGTVWVDGQEVQFSGTKDAKAAGVNIVHQELNLIPYLTVAENIFLGREPKQAGMIAWKQMYQQAQAVLDQLGVDLPAKTVLRNLSVAQQQMVEIAKCVSQNSKVIIFDEPTSSLTDKEIDALFRIIGDLKAHGVGIVYISHRFEEIKRIGDRATIMRDGRYIDTVDVAQTPVETMIQMMVGRELNEMFPKIDVPIGEVVLEARDFSTKDKLSHCSLSVRRGEILGLAGLMGAGRTELARAIIGADPITSGEVYLNGEKLRIHSPQDAVRQGIGLLPEDRKNHGLVLGMSVEENITLASLKKTMQNGILNAKNENKAAEKYREALKIKTPHLKQKVKFLSGGNQQKVVIGKWLMTSGKVLIFDEPTRGIDVAAKAEIYRIMGELARDGMAIIMISSELPEVLGMSDRIAVMYGGTVVGEMDRAEATQEKIMHLATGGS; this comes from the coding sequence ATGGCACCAATCGTGCAAATGGAGCATATCACGGTGGAATTTCCGGGCGTAAAGGCGCTCGATGATGTATCGTTTTCGCTGGAGCCGGGCGAAGTGCACATCCTGCTGGGCGAGAACGGCGCCGGCAAGTCCACCCTGATGAAAGTGCTCTCGGGCGTGTACAAACGCAACGCCGGGACCGTTTGGGTGGACGGACAGGAAGTCCAGTTTTCTGGCACCAAGGACGCCAAAGCCGCAGGTGTCAACATCGTCCACCAGGAACTCAATCTCATTCCCTATTTAACCGTGGCCGAAAATATTTTTTTGGGCCGTGAACCCAAACAGGCGGGGATGATCGCCTGGAAACAGATGTATCAGCAAGCACAGGCTGTGCTCGACCAGTTGGGCGTCGACCTTCCCGCCAAGACGGTTTTGCGCAATCTCAGTGTTGCTCAGCAGCAGATGGTCGAAATCGCCAAGTGTGTTAGTCAAAACTCCAAAGTGATTATTTTCGACGAACCAACTTCGTCGCTGACTGATAAAGAAATCGATGCCCTGTTCCGCATCATCGGCGACTTAAAGGCACATGGTGTGGGAATTGTGTATATTTCGCATCGATTTGAAGAGATCAAGCGCATCGGCGACCGAGCGACCATCATGCGTGATGGCCGCTATATCGATACGGTTGACGTGGCGCAAACGCCGGTCGAGACCATGATTCAGATGATGGTTGGCCGAGAACTCAACGAGATGTTCCCTAAAATAGACGTCCCCATTGGGGAGGTCGTTCTGGAAGCGCGGGACTTTTCCACCAAGGACAAACTGTCCCATTGCTCGCTTTCGGTGCGTCGGGGTGAAATCCTGGGGCTGGCAGGCCTGATGGGGGCTGGACGGACCGAACTGGCGCGCGCGATCATCGGCGCAGACCCCATTACTTCGGGAGAAGTTTACTTAAACGGTGAAAAACTGCGTATTCATTCCCCGCAGGATGCGGTGCGGCAGGGCATCGGCCTGCTGCCCGAGGACCGTAAAAACCATGGCTTGGTGCTGGGGATGAGTGTAGAGGAAAACATCACGCTGGCCAGCCTCAAAAAGACCATGCAAAATGGCATTTTAAATGCGAAAAACGAAAACAAAGCGGCCGAAAAATACCGGGAAGCTTTGAAAATCAAAACGCCGCATTTAAAACAGAAGGTCAAGTTCCTATCGGGCGGCAACCAGCAAAAAGTGGTCATCGGCAAATGGCTCATGACCAGCGGCAAAGTTCTGATCTTTGACGAACCCACACGCGGTATCGATGTCGCCGCCAAGGCCGAAATTTACCGCATTATGGGCGAACTGGCGCGCGACGGCATGGCGATCATCATGATTTCCTCCGAGCTTCCCGAGGTTTTGGGGATGAGCGACCGCATCGCTGTGATGTATGGCGGCACGGTCGTCGGAGAAATGGACCGGGCCGAAGCAACCCAGGAAAAAATCATGCATTTGGCAACAGGGGGATCGTAA
- a CDS encoding substrate-binding domain-containing protein, whose translation MKLWKRIAAMVLASLLALGTLVGCGGKTGDNSAASEGGKYKIGVVLKSLANPFYVTMADAIEAKGEELGVEIVLQAPEKETDAEKQMQIIENLITQQVDAILLTPNGSTEMAPAAKKCNDAGIPIVIVDTRLDAAALEENGATTASFIGSDNYFGGQLAAEEMKKAIGEGKVAILEGIGGQESSVNRVSGFTDKAEELGGLDIVASQPADWDQEKGYTVFQNILQANPDINGLFAANDMMALGAVKAIEDAGLEGKITVIGFDATDDAKEAIKAGKMLGSIAQSPADMGTTALTTALDFLEKGSCEEDIAVEVYMLAADAIE comes from the coding sequence ATGAAACTCTGGAAAAGAATCGCGGCCATGGTATTGGCATCCCTGTTGGCGCTGGGAACGCTGGTAGGCTGCGGCGGAAAAACCGGGGACAACAGTGCTGCATCCGAGGGGGGCAAATACAAAATCGGTGTGGTTCTGAAATCGCTGGCAAACCCGTTTTATGTGACCATGGCAGATGCGATCGAGGCCAAGGGGGAGGAACTTGGCGTAGAGATCGTGTTGCAGGCCCCTGAAAAAGAGACCGATGCCGAAAAACAAATGCAGATCATCGAAAACCTCATCACCCAGCAGGTCGATGCCATTCTTCTGACACCAAACGGATCGACTGAAATGGCACCGGCGGCTAAAAAGTGCAACGACGCCGGTATCCCGATCGTCATCGTCGATACCCGGCTGGACGCTGCTGCTTTGGAAGAAAACGGAGCGACCACAGCGTCGTTCATTGGTTCGGATAACTATTTCGGCGGTCAGCTGGCTGCCGAGGAAATGAAGAAGGCCATTGGCGAAGGAAAGGTCGCTATTCTGGAAGGCATTGGCGGCCAGGAATCGTCGGTCAACCGCGTCAGCGGATTTACCGATAAGGCCGAGGAACTGGGCGGTTTGGACATCGTGGCTTCCCAGCCGGCTGACTGGGACCAGGAAAAGGGCTATACCGTATTCCAGAATATCTTACAGGCCAATCCGGACATCAATGGTCTGTTTGCTGCCAATGATATGATGGCGCTCGGCGCCGTTAAGGCCATTGAGGATGCGGGTCTGGAAGGCAAGATCACGGTCATTGGCTTTGATGCGACCGATGACGCCAAGGAAGCAATCAAGGCGGGCAAGATGCTCGGCTCGATTGCGCAGTCGCCTGCCGATATGGGCACAACCGCGCTGACAACGGCGCTGGATTTCCTGGAAAAGGGTTCGTGTGAGGAGGATATTGCGGTCGAAGTATACATGCTGGCTGCAGATGCGATCGAATAA
- a CDS encoding LacI family DNA-binding transcriptional regulator, whose amino-acid sequence MTVREIAKHAGVAASTVSLVLNNKPGVRKETREKILALLLENGYTIRENAGKPLTHGEIKFIRYLAINHSRERNEDFFVGLLNGAEQRTHQLGYKFSLSSATPEQLPGLLQALETQSDLLGVVFLASELSDEQMPHLLAFSRPIVTLDMPLLLEHYPLNGINTDNSGGVFRALEHLYAQGHRSIGFLRAETEIGGLYSRYVAYRSRMQAFGLKVPEEHILRIDPRYEVAVGQMQAYLQDKPSLPTAFLAANDIIAAGCVRALQQAGYQVPGDVSIMGFDDGAMSTFVSPPLTTMRINRARSGELAVERLVALHTIPNDVVVKSTLAVSLIERESTQPVSLENAADPV is encoded by the coding sequence ATGACAGTACGCGAAATTGCAAAGCATGCGGGCGTAGCCGCCTCTACGGTTTCGCTGGTTCTGAATAACAAACCCGGAGTACGCAAAGAGACCCGGGAAAAAATCCTGGCTCTGCTTCTGGAAAACGGGTATACCATCCGGGAGAATGCAGGCAAACCGCTGACTCACGGGGAAATTAAATTTATCCGCTATCTTGCCATCAACCACAGCCGAGAGCGCAATGAAGATTTCTTTGTCGGTCTGCTCAATGGCGCCGAGCAGCGCACCCACCAACTGGGCTACAAATTCAGCCTGAGCAGTGCCACCCCGGAGCAGCTTCCCGGCCTGCTGCAGGCGCTGGAAACCCAGTCCGACCTGCTGGGTGTGGTTTTTTTGGCGAGTGAACTTTCGGACGAACAAATGCCCCATTTGTTGGCCTTTTCCCGGCCGATCGTGACGCTGGATATGCCGCTGCTGCTCGAACATTATCCGCTCAACGGCATCAATACCGACAACTCGGGCGGCGTTTTCCGTGCGCTGGAACACCTGTATGCCCAGGGACACCGGTCGATCGGTTTCCTGCGGGCGGAAACCGAGATCGGCGGTCTGTACAGCCGCTATGTTGCCTACCGCAGCCGAATGCAGGCCTTTGGCCTGAAGGTTCCCGAAGAGCACATCTTGCGCATTGACCCTCGGTATGAGGTCGCAGTTGGGCAGATGCAGGCCTATTTGCAGGATAAACCTTCCTTGCCCACGGCGTTTTTGGCTGCCAATGACATCATTGCAGCCGGTTGTGTGCGCGCCTTGCAGCAGGCGGGCTATCAGGTGCCGGGCGATGTGTCCATCATGGGATTTGATGACGGCGCCATGAGCACTTTTGTTTCCCCGCCGCTGACGACCATGCGCATCAACCGCGCCCGCTCGGGCGAGCTCGCTGTGGAACGTCTGGTGGCACTCCACACGATTCCGAACGACGTGGTGGTCAAATCCACCCTTGCGGTTTCCCTGATCGAACGGGAATCGACCCAGCCGGTTTCGCTGGAAAATGCGGCAGATCCTGTTTGA